The Nitrospira sp. KM1 genome includes a window with the following:
- a CDS encoding anthranilate synthase component I family protein, which produces MDSLSQQAFLHGPPRPLMLTLEGRTESPFELYGRIASEHQPSFLLETGAGSKNKSCYSFLGSHPTAITSRLEDLRLATANPHPQSSTWGKPSGIEPIPNLPPFFGGAVGYISYDFVRCLEAVPSMAADDLQIPTVQFGLFELVTAVDHLHNRIQVIFCPSLERFHGESRDRLYREGVERVRACAATLTGPTRGSMVASMESIPFVAEQKKEEYLDRVRRCQRYIAQGDIYQANLSHRFSFEIPAAYQTGAQRFQYEQSLFHHLRTINPSPFSSLLRFDKVSLICCSPERLVRLQGGRAETRPIAGTRPRGENISEDRALVEELLTNDKERAEHLMLVDLERNDLGRVCEFGSVVVDEFMAVEQYSHVNHIVSNVSGTIRQDVTPFDVINATFPGGTITGVPKVRCMEIIEELEPVRRGPYTGSLGYIGWNGDLDLNIIIRTLVLTGHKGYLQVGAGVVADSIPDREYEETLHKAQSFFTSLGRDAPCGST; this is translated from the coding sequence ATGGATTCCCTCTCTCAGCAGGCGTTTTTGCATGGTCCCCCAAGACCACTCATGCTCACCCTCGAAGGACGAACCGAAAGCCCGTTTGAACTCTACGGAAGGATTGCCTCCGAGCATCAACCATCATTCTTGCTGGAAACCGGTGCAGGCAGCAAAAATAAGAGCTGCTACTCATTTTTAGGAAGCCACCCCACTGCCATCACTTCAAGACTGGAAGATTTGAGATTGGCGACGGCAAATCCTCATCCGCAATCCTCCACCTGGGGAAAACCGTCTGGGATTGAACCTATTCCCAACCTTCCTCCGTTTTTTGGAGGAGCGGTCGGTTACATCAGCTACGACTTTGTCCGATGTCTGGAAGCCGTTCCCTCGATGGCTGCCGACGATCTTCAGATCCCCACCGTCCAATTTGGTTTATTCGAACTCGTCACAGCCGTCGACCACCTACACAATCGCATCCAGGTGATTTTTTGTCCGTCACTGGAGCGGTTCCATGGAGAGTCACGAGATCGATTGTATAGAGAAGGGGTCGAGAGAGTTCGAGCATGCGCCGCGACATTGACCGGACCAACCCGCGGAAGCATGGTTGCCTCAATGGAATCAATTCCCTTCGTCGCTGAACAGAAAAAAGAGGAATATCTTGACCGCGTACGACGTTGCCAGCGCTATATCGCGCAGGGAGATATTTACCAGGCCAACCTCTCACATCGGTTCTCATTTGAAATCCCTGCGGCTTATCAAACCGGCGCACAGCGGTTCCAATATGAGCAATCGCTCTTTCATCATCTGCGCACGATCAATCCCTCACCATTTTCGAGCCTCCTGCGCTTTGACAAGGTTTCTCTGATCTGTTGCTCCCCTGAGCGGCTGGTTCGGCTGCAGGGAGGTCGTGCCGAGACCAGACCGATCGCGGGAACACGTCCTCGTGGAGAAAATATTTCGGAGGATCGAGCTCTCGTCGAAGAACTGCTCACGAATGACAAAGAACGCGCCGAACACCTGATGCTGGTCGATCTCGAACGCAATGATCTCGGTCGTGTCTGCGAATTCGGCTCGGTGGTGGTGGATGAGTTTATGGCCGTCGAACAGTACTCTCACGTCAATCACATCGTTTCGAATGTCAGCGGCACCATCCGTCAGGATGTCACGCCGTTTGACGTGATCAACGCTACGTTTCCAGGAGGAACCATCACTGGCGTTCCAAAAGTGCGTTGTATGGAGATCATCGAGGAACTGGAACCAGTTCGGCGAGGACCCTATACGGGGTCGTTGGGGTACATTGGATGGAATGGCGATCTCGACTTGAATATCATCATACGAACCTTGGTGTTGACCGGCCACAAAGGCTATCTGCAGGTGGGCGCCGGGGTAGTGGCCGATTCCATTCCCGACCGGGAATACGAGGAAACTCTTCACAAAGCACAATCGTTTTTCACTTCGCTGGGGCGGGATGCACCATGTGGATCTACTTAA